A window of Eubacterium sp. 1001713B170207_170306_E7 contains these coding sequences:
- a CDS encoding trimethylamine methyltransferase family protein, translating into MTRNFYSNLFTRKEDIELIHDKSLYLLANKGILFDNEEARDILAKAGCKVDGKIVYIGEDLVNKCVALVPKTFDMYSRGMKFTTGVGQEMMVQSSLGPVNVLDNGVYRKANAEDYINFIKIHQDSDIMHLIDADIVVPNDIPTKIHTEWTTLANLKYSDKLIGGHNGTKERCEKFIKLVQDFNDDHEHCQTITLATNSAPFAWNKEMCDTIITYARMGQALVITGVGLAGMTSPPTLASTTVQNNTELLAGLVLSQLVQPGAPVIYQLSSLECDLRYSLCVCGGPETFQSFCTMRELADFYGLPCRANGCLADAKEDDYQSGAESMLICLSGYMVEPEQLYMLGGILDSYGALGYEKYMLDEQTARIVKHLLKGTTINDQTLMMDKMEKVEHKTNYIARTNKLYKADFFLPPLYNRQSIGNWEAAGSPTVQELARKAWQDRVANYELPTKLEAFQEKIIADLIPEEFMF; encoded by the coding sequence ATGACACGTAACTTTTATTCCAATTTATTCACTCGCAAAGAGGACATCGAACTGATTCACGACAAAAGCTTGTATCTGCTCGCAAATAAGGGGATTTTATTTGATAACGAAGAAGCTCGCGATATCCTGGCAAAAGCCGGCTGTAAGGTAGACGGCAAGATCGTCTATATCGGCGAAGATCTGGTTAATAAATGTGTGGCCCTGGTGCCAAAGACCTTTGACATGTACTCAAGAGGCATGAAGTTCACAACAGGCGTCGGACAGGAAATGATGGTTCAGTCTTCTCTGGGTCCGGTCAATGTTCTGGACAATGGCGTTTACCGCAAAGCCAACGCAGAAGATTATATCAACTTCATTAAAATTCATCAGGACAGCGACATCATGCACCTGATCGACGCGGACATCGTCGTTCCAAACGATATCCCCACCAAGATCCACACCGAATGGACTACTCTGGCAAACTTAAAATATTCTGACAAATTAATCGGCGGTCACAATGGTACCAAAGAACGCTGTGAAAAGTTCATCAAGCTGGTTCAGGACTTCAATGATGACCATGAACACTGCCAGACCATTACTCTGGCCACAAACTCTGCTCCATTTGCATGGAACAAGGAAATGTGCGACACCATCATCACTTACGCCAGAATGGGACAGGCCCTGGTTATCACCGGCGTTGGCTTAGCTGGCATGACCTCTCCACCGACCTTGGCTTCCACCACTGTTCAGAACAACACCGAACTGCTGGCCGGCCTTGTATTATCTCAGCTCGTTCAGCCGGGCGCACCGGTTATCTATCAGCTGAGCTCACTGGAATGTGACCTGAGATACTCTCTGTGCGTATGCGGCGGACCGGAAACCTTCCAGTCCTTCTGTACCATGCGTGAACTGGCAGATTTCTACGGACTTCCCTGCCGTGCCAACGGCTGTCTCGCAGACGCCAAAGAAGACGACTACCAGAGCGGCGCTGAATCCATGCTGATCTGCTTATCCGGCTACATGGTAGAACCCGAACAATTATACATGCTCGGCGGTATCTTAGATTCCTATGGTGCTTTAGGCTATGAAAAATACATGCTCGACGAACAAACGGCCCGCATCGTTAAACATCTCTTAAAAGGAACCACCATCAATGACCAGACACTCATGATGGATAAGATGGAAAAAGTTGAACACAAAACCAACTACATCGCCCGTACCAACAAGCTGTACAAGGCAGACTTCTTCCTGCCGCCACTGTACAACCGTCAATCCATTGGTAACTGGGAAGCGGCCGGCAGCCCGACCGTACAGGAACTTGCCCGCAAGGCCTGGCAGGACCGCGTAGCCAACTACGAACTGCCAACCAAGCTCGAAGCATTCCAGGAAAAGATCATCGCAGACTTGATTCCTGAAGAATTCATGTTCTAA
- a CDS encoding EamA family transporter, with product MQKIKPYLAISYTLIFWGISFISTKICLQAFSVYSLIFGRFAIAAVILLLVKRKLEPEQRLLKKDLPRVLIAGFIGFTGYYVFEAVGVDLTGASMASILLSLVPIFCMLIDTVILKQRFTLIKAAAVAFSVVGVVMIVGLSEIQINPWGCGAMILSGLGWLLYNYQAKPLYSRYTGLDITAYLSACIAGVTLPLTIAFPPVFSLFTGEIIINFLFLAVLVSATANLTYMYALRSIPILTVTILVNFVPVVTIIFSAFVLGETFTVLQLLGAGLVVLSVCLTALPEKHRRNSENEIEPEA from the coding sequence ATGCAAAAAATCAAACCCTATCTGGCCATTTCCTATACCCTTATCTTCTGGGGCATTTCTTTTATCAGCACAAAGATCTGTCTTCAGGCTTTTTCAGTATATTCTCTGATCTTTGGCCGTTTTGCCATCGCGGCCGTTATTCTGCTGCTGGTCAAGCGAAAGCTGGAGCCGGAGCAGCGGCTTTTAAAAAAGGACCTTCCACGCGTTTTAATCGCGGGGTTCATCGGCTTTACTGGCTACTATGTTTTTGAGGCAGTGGGCGTGGATCTGACCGGTGCCTCCATGGCTTCCATTTTATTGAGTCTTGTCCCGATTTTCTGCATGCTCATAGATACGGTAATCTTAAAGCAGCGGTTCACCCTGATCAAGGCTGCCGCCGTGGCCTTTTCGGTCGTGGGTGTTGTCATGATTGTGGGGCTTTCTGAAATTCAGATTAATCCCTGGGGCTGCGGCGCCATGATCCTTTCAGGACTTGGCTGGCTTTTATATAATTATCAGGCCAAGCCGCTTTACAGCCGTTATACCGGGCTGGATATTACCGCCTACCTTTCGGCCTGTATTGCCGGGGTTACCCTGCCCCTCACCATTGCTTTCCCGCCGGTTTTCAGCCTTTTTACCGGAGAGATCATCATCAATTTCCTGTTTCTGGCGGTACTGGTTTCCGCCACCGCCAACCTCACCTATATGTATGCCCTCCGGAGCATTCCGATTCTTACCGTGACCATTCTTGTCAATTTTGTACCAGTCGTCACGATTATCTTCAGTGCTTTTGTGCTCGGCGAGACCTTTACGGTTCTGCAGCTGCTCGGCGCGGGTCTGGTTGTTTTGTCGGTTTGCCTGACCGCTCTGCCGGAAAAACACCGGCGTAATTCTGAAAATGAAATTGAGCCGGAGGCCTGA
- the rd gene encoding rubredoxin, translated as MQKYVCDICGYVYDPAVGDPDNGVAPGTAFADLPEDWVCPECGVSKDEFSPEA; from the coding sequence ATGCAAAAATATGTTTGTGATATCTGTGGTTATGTTTATGATCCCGCTGTCGGTGATCCGGATAACGGTGTAGCTCCTGGAACAGCTTTTGCCGATCTGCCTGAAGACTGGGTTTGCCCGGAATGCGGCGTCAGCAAAGACGAATTTTCACCAGAAGCTTAA
- a CDS encoding uroporphyrinogen decarboxylase family protein has product MNADSLYRSRLRDVMATTNHREPSRVPVHGDITTWAIAYAGAKTNALLDNPELLAEKWTSFLDDIYFDTQHSMGISTPLRMMETLGSNALFISSDGVTIQHQESCMMDASEYPALIDNPKHFLFHAYPLKKFPILNDPEKPRYETLKKCAVQTLSWITANAAVEKTAREKYGVFPLATGACRVYAPLDVLFDRLRGFKGLSLDMKRCPELVVAACEAIYSIYIEDTLKGFPGDFPFAMSPLHSPDFIGPKKFERFFWPTYKQMALEVAGRGGKIYQILEGDYRPYYDYFRELPKSSLVCEVENYEDLFTAKKEIGDVATLIGGIPMGLLRHGSVQECLDCAKEIIDVCAPGGGFIYCTGKALLSANDVNVENLKAVNAFVHEYGKY; this is encoded by the coding sequence ATGAATGCCGATTCACTTTACCGCTCCCGGCTTCGAGATGTCATGGCGACCACAAACCACCGCGAGCCGTCACGCGTTCCGGTTCACGGTGATATTACTACCTGGGCCATTGCTTATGCTGGCGCCAAAACCAACGCTTTGCTCGACAACCCGGAGCTGCTGGCAGAAAAATGGACTTCCTTCCTAGACGATATCTATTTTGACACACAGCACAGCATGGGCATCTCTACCCCGCTGCGCATGATGGAGACGCTTGGCAGCAATGCGCTTTTTATCTCTTCAGACGGCGTTACCATCCAGCATCAGGAGTCCTGTATGATGGACGCCTCCGAATATCCCGCGCTCATTGACAATCCGAAACACTTTTTGTTCCACGCCTACCCGTTAAAAAAATTCCCAATATTGAACGATCCGGAAAAGCCACGCTATGAAACCTTGAAAAAATGTGCCGTTCAAACCCTTTCCTGGATTACTGCCAACGCCGCCGTTGAGAAAACTGCCCGTGAAAAATATGGTGTTTTTCCTCTTGCCACAGGTGCCTGCCGCGTTTACGCGCCGCTGGATGTGCTCTTTGACCGGCTGCGGGGCTTCAAAGGGCTCTCTCTGGACATGAAGCGCTGCCCAGAGTTGGTTGTCGCTGCCTGTGAAGCGATCTATTCGATTTATATCGAAGATACCCTGAAGGGTTTTCCGGGAGATTTTCCATTTGCTATGTCGCCGCTGCATTCACCGGATTTTATTGGTCCAAAAAAATTTGAACGTTTTTTCTGGCCGACCTATAAACAGATGGCCCTTGAAGTCGCTGGCCGTGGCGGTAAAATTTATCAGATACTTGAAGGGGATTACCGTCCTTACTATGACTACTTTCGGGAACTCCCAAAATCATCACTGGTCTGTGAGGTTGAAAATTATGAGGATCTATTCACAGCAAAAAAAGAAATCGGCGACGTCGCAACCCTCATCGGCGGTATCCCCATGGGGCTGCTGCGGCACGGCAGTGTTCAGGAATGCCTCGACTGCGCAAAAGAAATTATTGATGTATGTGCGCCTGGCGGTGGTTTTATCTACTGTACCGGAAAAGCCCTTTTATCTGCCAATGACGTCAACGTTGAAAACTTAAAAGCGGTTAACGCTTTCGTCCACGAATATGGAAAATACTGA